DNA from Campylobacter sp. RM5004:
GTAAGAGATGATAAAGATTTTATTTTAAAATACGAGCCAAATCATCCAGATGCAAATGCTAAAGGTTATGTAGCATATCCAAATATAAATCCAGTGGTTGAGATGAGTAATTTAATAGAAGCAACAAGAGCTTATCAAGCAAACGTAGCAGCATTTACAAGTGCAAAAACAATAGCTCAAAGCGCTATTGATTTATTAAGATAGGAATGAAATATGAATAATATTAAAATCAATCAAGGCTTAGTTCAAGGTTTTGAAAATCCTAAATCAAATTCTATTAAAAATAATGGTTTTTCATTTGAAGATGTTTTAAAACAAGAACTAGAAGAATTAAATCAAGAACAAATCGTAGCAGATAAAGCTATGGCAGATGTTGCTACTGGCAATGTAAAAGATTTACACCAAGCAGCAATTGCTATTAATAAAGCAGAAACAAGTATGAAATTTATGTTAGAAGTAAGAAACAAAGCAATAAACGCATATAAAGAGATAAGTAGAACTCAAATATAAATAATGCAAACAAGTTATGAGCCTAGTAAAAGAACATTTGTAATTTTAATTTTATTATTATTGGTTGCGTTACTTGTTATTTTTACTTTTACTAGGACAAAAACCGATGAAAGAAATGTCGGAAATATTGAACGCGGTGAAAGAGTTGGTGCTTTAAACGGAGATATAGTAAGTGCTGACGGATATACTTTAGTTACAAGTAGGCGTATTTATAGAGCTGAAATAGATATAAGAAGTATAAATTTAGATAAATTAGATTATTTTTTAAAATTGTTTCAAATATATGCTTTTATTGATGATAAAGAGATTAAAGATATAAAAGCAAGATTACTTAAAGCCTTAAAGCAAAAAAAGGTATATAATTTCGTTTTATCAAAAGATATAGATTCAAAAGCTGCAAGTTACCTTCAAGAATTATCTAAAAAATTATATGTATCAGGATTTTTTAAATCATTTAAAAATGCAAATGGCAAAGTAAGCACAAGAAGGCTTGAGATTATTGAACACAAAGAAGAAAGAGTATTTTCAAAAGGCGATATTTTAACTCCTGTTTTGGGATATTCGCAATTAAGTTTAGAAGATGGAATTTATGCAAATATTCCAAAAAAAGGCTTAGAAAAATATTATGAACAATATTTAAGTCCAAAGAGTGATTATAAAATTATAGGAAATAAAGATATAGGTGGAAATATCATAATAAATTCTGAAAGCTTTATAAGTGAAAAAGTAAGTGGTAGCAATATTCATCTTAATATTAATTTAAAACTTCAAAAGGGTATAGAAAATATAGCAAGTGTTGCTAGAAAAAATTTCGGAGCAAAGCAAGTAATTATAGGTATTTTAGATAGTAAAGATGCTAGTGTAATAGCACTTGCAACCAGTAAAAGATATGATCCATATAATAGAAAAAGTGATTTATCTTTTTTAAATACTGATGCTGTGGAATTTGAATACGAGCCTGGCTCGGTTATTAAACCTATTGCTTTTGCAAATTTATTAAAACTAAATCGTTTAACGCCATTTGAGTGGGTAAAAACTTATGGTGGAAGAATGAAACTTGATAAATACTATATCACTGACACTCATCCTATGGATAGTATGATTGCTGAAGATATTATCGTGCATTCATCAAATATCGGAATGGTTCAAATATCTAATAAAGAAAGTGTAAAAGAATTAATTAATGGTTATTTGGAATTTAATTTAGGAAGTTTAACAGGAATTGATTTGCCTTATGAAAAAGCAGGTTTTATCAAAGATGCAAAAAAAACTTATGAAGTAGAAAAAAATACTATGGCTTATGGATATGGTTTTAGAACTACTTTTATACAACTTTTAGCAGCTTATAATGTATTTAATAATCGTGGAATTTGGATTAGCCCTAAGATTGCGAAGTATTATAAAGAAGATGAAGAATTAAAAGAACTTTATAAAAAAGAAGAAAGAGAAGTTTTACCATTAGAAATTGCTAAACAAATGAATAGGATTTTAATTAAAACTGCAAATCAAAAATCATTAGCAAAATACTGGCCTTTAGGAATTAGTGTAGGTGGCAAAACAGGAACAGCAAGAATTAGCTCAAGTGGAAAATACGAAAGAGAATATAACGCAAACTTCTTTGGATTTGCAAATGATGAGAATAATAGATATACAATAGGCGTTTTGGTTATGA
Protein-coding regions in this window:
- a CDS encoding penicillin-binding protein 2, whose protein sequence is MQTSYEPSKRTFVILILLLLVALLVIFTFTRTKTDERNVGNIERGERVGALNGDIVSADGYTLVTSRRIYRAEIDIRSINLDKLDYFLKLFQIYAFIDDKEIKDIKARLLKALKQKKVYNFVLSKDIDSKAASYLQELSKKLYVSGFFKSFKNANGKVSTRRLEIIEHKEERVFSKGDILTPVLGYSQLSLEDGIYANIPKKGLEKYYEQYLSPKSDYKIIGNKDIGGNIIINSESFISEKVSGSNIHLNINLKLQKGIENIASVARKNFGAKQVIIGILDSKDASVIALATSKRYDPYNRKSDLSFLNTDAVEFEYEPGSVIKPIAFANLLKLNRLTPFEWVKTYGGRMKLDKYYITDTHPMDSMIAEDIIVHSSNIGMVQISNKESVKELINGYLEFNLGSLTGIDLPYEKAGFIKDAKKTYEVEKNTMAYGYGFRTTFIQLLAAYNVFNNRGIWISPKIAKYYKEDEELKELYKKEEREVLPLEIAKQMNRILIKTANQKSLAKYWPLGISVGGKTGTARISSSGKYEREYNANFFGFANDENNRYTIGVLVMSPDKDKEGYYAAQTALPVAALAISQLIEDGFLKPSYNRID